A portion of the Candidatus Methylomirabilota bacterium genome contains these proteins:
- a CDS encoding AbrB/MazE/SpoVT family DNA-binding domain-containing protein — protein MRKKLTKTGNSLALVLDKPLLDRVGIDASTPLEISTDGQVIVISPVRARGRTARLKRVVEEVHRRYSGAFRRLAE, from the coding sequence ATGCGGAAGAAGCTGACCAAGACCGGCAACAGCCTGGCGCTCGTGCTGGACAAGCCGCTGCTGGATCGGGTGGGGATTGACGCCAGCACGCCCCTAGAAATCTCCACGGACGGGCAGGTGATTGTGATCTCGCCGGTGCGCGCCCGCGGCCGGACGGCCCGGCTCAAGCGGGTGGTGGAGGAGGTGCACCGGCGTTACAGTGGCGCGTTCAGGCGGCTGGCCGAGTAG
- a CDS encoding enoyl-CoA hydratase-related protein, whose amino-acid sequence MPEQPVSYEAKDGVATITLDRPDVLNAMNNPMRAQLLEIFTRLRTDDGVKVVVVTGAGERAFCAGADIREFLEPPTPTHFREARKRLDFRSEMERCSQPIIAAIRGFALGGGLEFALACDIRIAAEDAQLGLTEINLAIIPGGGGTQRLPRLVGRGKALEMILTGMRVPAAEALRIGLVERVVPVAELLPAAQALARQIADKAPIALRYAKEAVVGGLGLPLADGIRLENDLATLLRTTEDRVEGAKAFVEKRKPKWTGR is encoded by the coding sequence ATGCCTGAGCAGCCCGTCAGCTACGAAGCGAAGGACGGCGTGGCGACGATCACCCTCGACCGCCCCGACGTGCTCAACGCGATGAACAATCCCATGCGCGCCCAGCTCCTCGAGATCTTCACCCGTCTCAGGACCGACGACGGCGTGAAGGTGGTCGTGGTCACAGGCGCGGGTGAGCGCGCCTTCTGCGCGGGCGCCGACATCCGCGAGTTCCTCGAGCCGCCGACGCCGACCCACTTCCGGGAGGCCCGCAAGCGCCTTGACTTCAGGAGCGAGATGGAGCGCTGCTCCCAGCCGATCATCGCCGCGATCCGCGGCTTCGCGCTTGGGGGCGGGCTCGAGTTCGCCCTGGCCTGCGACATCCGCATCGCGGCCGAAGACGCGCAGCTGGGGCTGACTGAGATTAACCTCGCGATTATTCCCGGCGGCGGCGGCACGCAGAGGCTCCCGCGCCTCGTGGGACGCGGCAAGGCGCTCGAGATGATCCTGACCGGGATGCGCGTGCCCGCCGCCGAGGCGCTCCGCATCGGGCTGGTCGAGCGCGTGGTGCCGGTGGCAGAGCTGCTCCCCGCAGCGCAGGCCCTCGCCCGCCAGATCGCCGACAAGGCGCCCATCGCGCTCCGCTACGCCAAGGAGGCGGTGGTGGGCGGACTCGGGCTCCCGCTCGCCGACGGCATCAGGCTCGAGAACGATTTGGCCACCCTACTTCGCACGACCGAGGACCGTGTCGAAGGCGCCAAGGCCTTCGTCGAGAAGCGCAAGCCCAAGTGGACCGGCCGCTGA
- a CDS encoding type II toxin-antitoxin system death-on-curing family toxin: MKVVFLSQDEVLALHADQIERYGGSHGIRDTGLLDSALAMPRATFGGQWLHGSLHEMAAAYLYHLVQGHAFIDGNKRAGLMAMLAFLGLNSLRLDATEDELVEMVLGVAGGRVSKAEVAVFIQRHTRRQRR; this comes from the coding sequence GTGAAGGTCGTCTTCCTGTCGCAGGACGAGGTCCTCGCCCTGCATGCGGATCAGATCGAGCGTTACGGGGGCAGTCACGGCATTCGGGACACGGGCCTGCTGGATTCCGCCTTGGCCATGCCGCGCGCGACATTCGGAGGACAGTGGCTGCACGGGAGCCTCCACGAGATGGCCGCAGCGTACTTGTATCACCTGGTCCAGGGGCACGCGTTCATCGATGGCAACAAGCGCGCCGGGTTGATGGCGATGCTCGCCTTTCTCGGTCTGAACTCACTCCGGCTGGACGCGACGGAGGACGAGCTGGTCGAGATGGTGCTTGGCGTGGCGGGCGGGCGCGTCAGCAAGGCCGAGGTGGCGGTGTTCATCCAGCGGCACACTCGCCGTCAACGGAGGTAG
- a CDS encoding CoA transferase, with the protein MAEARGPLDGITVVDCTAYLAGPYAAMMLADMGAGVVKLEPLEGDSFRELPGFYGWNRGKRSMAVNLKEPAGQEVLHRLAKTADVITQNMRPGVAERLGADSATLRALNPRLIYCAITAFGPDGPYRDRPGYDPVLQAMGGVQHLQGFGGPPQFVRIAVTDYYTGALAAQAVLAALFVRERTGRGQHVETSLLQGVLALQSGSVVDYPGKPTFLRETPTYRLYQAGDAQWFFLACGNQSFWAKLCKAVGRPDMTNDPRFGSWLLRGDNREVLMPILEAAFAGKPRDEWLKILGDHDIPCAPVQSLQEFMRDPAVQHLKMTVRYDHPEVGPLTLMGQPIRFSDTPAPDAGPPPVLGQHTREVLRELGYKDGDIADLHRRGIIAGKDL; encoded by the coding sequence ATGGCCGAAGCGCGGGGACCGCTCGACGGTATCACCGTCGTGGACTGCACGGCGTACCTCGCGGGGCCGTACGCCGCGATGATGCTGGCCGATATGGGCGCCGGCGTCGTCAAGCTCGAACCCCTCGAGGGCGACTCGTTCCGCGAGCTGCCGGGCTTCTACGGCTGGAACCGCGGGAAGCGCTCCATGGCCGTCAACCTCAAGGAGCCCGCCGGCCAGGAGGTCCTCCACCGCCTGGCCAAGACCGCCGACGTCATCACCCAGAACATGCGCCCGGGCGTCGCAGAGCGGCTGGGCGCGGACTCGGCGACCCTGCGCGCGCTGAACCCGCGGCTGATCTACTGTGCCATCACCGCTTTCGGCCCCGACGGTCCCTACCGGGATCGGCCGGGCTACGATCCGGTGCTGCAGGCCATGGGCGGCGTCCAGCACCTCCAGGGCTTCGGCGGGCCGCCGCAGTTCGTGCGCATCGCCGTGACCGACTACTACACGGGCGCGCTCGCCGCCCAGGCCGTGCTGGCGGCGCTCTTCGTCCGCGAGCGCACGGGACGAGGCCAGCACGTCGAGACCTCGCTGCTCCAGGGTGTGCTGGCGCTGCAATCAGGCAGCGTCGTGGACTATCCGGGCAAGCCGACGTTCCTGCGAGAGACCCCGACCTACCGGCTCTACCAGGCGGGAGATGCCCAGTGGTTCTTCCTGGCCTGTGGCAACCAGTCCTTCTGGGCCAAGCTCTGCAAGGCCGTCGGGCGTCCCGACATGACCAACGACCCGCGTTTCGGCTCCTGGCTCCTGCGCGGGGACAACCGCGAGGTGCTGATGCCGATCCTCGAGGCGGCCTTCGCGGGCAAACCGCGAGACGAGTGGCTCAAGATCCTTGGCGACCACGACATCCCCTGCGCACCCGTCCAGTCGCTCCAGGAATTCATGCGCGACCCGGCCGTCCAGCACCTGAAGATGACCGTCCGGTACGACCACCCCGAGGTCGGGCCCCTTACGCTGATGGGCCAGCCCATACGCTTCTCGGACACGCCGGCGCCCGACGCCGGACCGCCGCCCGTCCTCGGCCAGCACACGCGCGAGGTCTTACGCGAGCTGGGCTACAAGGACGGCGACATCGCCGATCTCCACCGCCGCGGCATCATCGCCGGGAAGGACCTTTAA
- a CDS encoding acyl-CoA dehydrogenase family protein: MNFSFSDDQILLKNSVRAALDEQCKPAHVRSMSEDPIGYSDQLWGEMAKLGWLGLPFPEEQGGAGLGLVELALVIEEMGRAAYPGPFFATVVLGGLGLMLGGSAAQKDKWLSAIAAGKARATAALLEEHLDWDPAATAATAAKSGAGWTLSGLKRFVPWAHAADVVLVPARSPEGLSLFLVDPKSAGVTLKPMIGIDLANRWSEMRLDKVAVGAEAILGRPGTAGPLLDSLLRRAAVMSSAEMLGAARRCLDMSVEYVKVRDQFGQPIGSFQAIRHRCAEMLLEAENAHAAVYYASWALTAGAEDAAVASSICKAYVSDAARKVCGDAIQVHGGIGFTWEYDLHLYMKRAKGLEPLYGDTEYHRELIVRHVAAAK, encoded by the coding sequence GTGAACTTCTCGTTCAGCGACGACCAAATCTTATTGAAGAACTCCGTTCGCGCCGCGCTCGACGAGCAGTGCAAGCCCGCTCACGTGCGCTCGATGTCGGAGGATCCGATAGGCTACAGCGATCAGCTCTGGGGCGAGATGGCCAAGCTCGGCTGGCTCGGCCTCCCCTTCCCCGAGGAGCAGGGCGGCGCGGGCCTGGGCCTCGTCGAGCTCGCCCTCGTGATCGAGGAGATGGGGCGCGCGGCCTACCCGGGCCCCTTCTTCGCCACGGTGGTGCTGGGCGGCCTGGGCCTCATGCTCGGCGGCAGCGCCGCGCAGAAGGACAAGTGGCTCTCGGCCATCGCCGCGGGCAAGGCGCGCGCGACGGCGGCGCTCCTCGAGGAGCATCTCGACTGGGACCCGGCCGCAACAGCCGCGACGGCCGCCAAGTCGGGGGCCGGATGGACGCTCTCGGGTCTCAAGCGCTTCGTGCCCTGGGCGCACGCGGCCGACGTCGTCCTCGTGCCCGCGCGCTCACCCGAGGGGCTCTCGCTCTTCCTCGTGGATCCCAAGTCCGCGGGCGTCACGCTCAAGCCCATGATCGGCATCGACCTCGCCAACCGCTGGTCCGAGATGCGGCTCGACAAGGTCGCGGTCGGCGCCGAGGCGATCCTGGGCCGGCCAGGTACGGCGGGGCCGCTGCTCGACTCGCTCCTGCGCCGCGCCGCCGTGATGTCCTCGGCCGAGATGCTGGGCGCCGCGCGCCGGTGCCTCGACATGAGCGTGGAGTACGTCAAGGTGCGCGATCAGTTCGGCCAGCCCATCGGCTCCTTCCAGGCCATCCGCCACCGCTGCGCCGAGATGCTGCTCGAGGCCGAGAACGCGCATGCGGCGGTCTACTACGCCTCGTGGGCGCTGACGGCCGGCGCGGAGGACGCCGCGGTCGCGTCGTCCATCTGCAAGGCCTACGTGAGCGACGCCGCGCGCAAGGTCTGCGGCGACGCCATCCAGGTCCACGGCGGCATCGGCTTCACCTGGGAGTATGACCTGCACCTCTACATGAAGCGGGCCAAGGGGCTGGAGCCCCTGTACGGCGACACGGAGTACCATCGGGAGCTGATCGTCCGCCACGTCGCGGCCGCTAAGTAG
- a CDS encoding adenylate/guanylate cyclase domain-containing protein — protein sequence MPKHLAERILTSKAALEGERKQVTVLFADLKGSMELLADRDPEEARQILDPVLEHMMEAVHRYEGTVNQVMGDGIMALFGAPLAHEDHAVRACYAALRIQESIRRYTEDVRRLHGVEVQVRVGLNSGEVVVRSVGSDLRMDYTAVGQTTHLAARMEQLAAPGTIRLTSETLALAEYYVTVKPLGPVPVKGLEAPVEVYELVGAGPARSRLQAAAIRGLTRFVGRDPELEQLSQALELARTGHGQVVALVGEPGVGKSRLYWEFTHSHRTQGWLIAETNSVSYGKATAYLPVIDFLKAYLQIESGDEPRRIREKVTGKILSLDRALEPFLSPLLSLLDVSTDDPAWESLAPPHRRQRILDGVKRVLLRESQVQPFLLLFEDLHWIDAETQALLDSLVESLPTARILLLVNYRPEYQHSWGRKTYYRQLRIDPLPPARAEVLLDALLGSDAALAPLRRLLIERTEGNPFFLEESVRTLVETKVLGGERGAYRLAKAAQSFQIPATAQAILAARIDRLPPEEKRVLQSAAVVGKDVPFTLLQAIVEEPEESLRRSLENLQAAEFLYETQLFPDLEYTFKHALTQEVAYRSLPVERRRSSHERIATVLEGVFATRLDEKTELLAHHYQQSRNAEKALTYLTRAAQKAAARFAPEEASSYYDSVIACLDQLPRTEERERERIDLRLGHVDMVWVRGRYAEGRGILEEVREIAERLADLPRLAQIHFKFGWYLYDQMDMDRAFAHQRECFALCERLGQLTEMRQVYWGLGQSCRSVSSDVAVRRRTAIEYHRTGLVLAENAFPNVIFWDLHNAHFLWLIHLFQLGEWEVARAYLDGAERIAKAFPEGADIVQMEFTKGSIGLSHLLKGDWEVEVGLDWLRESLEAAERVGGHIYTLIGRYLVAQGYFLVGDLPRALAHFEATLAVAEETSNLLWPGALLWTAETEARLHRADEALDHLRRYEELIERVGPLEGLAWFPSRGVADRVHGLVLAQRGDLEAAAQRLERSAATLAEHGYRPDLARTLVALGQVRRDQGRLSEAQHAFQHAMGLFREMGFGPELDQTLALM from the coding sequence GTGCCGAAACACCTCGCCGAACGCATCCTCACCTCGAAAGCCGCCCTCGAAGGCGAACGCAAGCAGGTCACCGTGCTTTTCGCCGACTTGAAGGGCTCGATGGAGCTGCTTGCGGATCGTGATCCCGAAGAAGCGCGCCAGATTCTCGATCCGGTGCTGGAGCACATGATGGAGGCCGTGCACCGCTACGAGGGCACGGTAAACCAGGTCATGGGTGACGGGATCATGGCGCTGTTCGGTGCGCCGCTCGCCCACGAGGACCACGCGGTGCGCGCGTGTTATGCCGCGCTGCGGATCCAGGAGTCGATCCGGCGCTACACGGAGGACGTCCGCCGCTTGCACGGCGTCGAGGTCCAGGTTCGTGTTGGGCTGAACTCCGGGGAGGTGGTGGTGCGATCGGTCGGAAGCGATCTCAGGATGGATTACACGGCCGTCGGTCAGACGACGCACCTCGCCGCCCGGATGGAGCAGCTCGCCGCGCCGGGGACGATCCGGCTCACGAGCGAGACGCTCGCGCTCGCCGAGTACTACGTGACGGTGAAACCGCTGGGGCCAGTGCCGGTGAAAGGGTTGGAGGCGCCGGTGGAGGTTTACGAGCTCGTGGGCGCGGGACCCGCGCGGTCGCGGCTGCAGGCCGCGGCCATCCGCGGATTAACGCGCTTCGTCGGACGCGATCCGGAGCTCGAGCAGCTCAGCCAGGCGCTCGAGCTCGCCCGAACCGGCCACGGTCAGGTCGTCGCGCTCGTCGGCGAGCCGGGCGTAGGCAAGTCACGCCTCTACTGGGAGTTCACGCACTCGCATCGTACCCAGGGGTGGCTGATCGCGGAAACGAACTCGGTTTCCTACGGCAAAGCCACCGCGTATCTCCCGGTTATCGATTTCCTGAAAGCGTACTTGCAAATCGAGAGCGGTGACGAGCCTCGGAGGATCCGCGAAAAGGTGACGGGGAAGATCCTCTCCCTCGATCGAGCGCTCGAGCCTTTCCTCTCACCGCTCCTGTCGCTCCTGGACGTCTCCACCGACGATCCCGCGTGGGAGAGTTTGGCGCCGCCTCATCGCCGCCAACGGATCCTGGACGGTGTCAAACGTGTGCTGCTCCGCGAGAGCCAGGTGCAGCCGTTCCTTCTCCTGTTCGAGGATCTGCACTGGATCGACGCGGAAACCCAGGCGCTCCTCGACAGTCTCGTCGAGAGCCTGCCGACCGCCCGCATCCTCCTCCTCGTCAACTATCGTCCCGAGTACCAGCACAGCTGGGGGCGCAAGACGTACTACCGGCAACTCCGCATCGATCCTCTGCCGCCCGCGCGCGCCGAGGTGTTGCTGGACGCATTGCTCGGCAGCGACGCGGCGCTCGCCCCGCTGAGGCGGCTCCTGATCGAACGGACGGAAGGGAACCCCTTCTTCCTCGAAGAGAGCGTGCGGACATTGGTCGAGACCAAGGTGCTCGGAGGAGAGCGCGGCGCGTACCGACTCGCGAAGGCGGCGCAGAGCTTCCAGATTCCAGCGACGGCGCAGGCGATCCTCGCCGCACGGATCGACCGGCTCCCGCCCGAGGAAAAGCGCGTGCTCCAGAGCGCCGCCGTGGTCGGGAAGGACGTGCCTTTCACCCTCCTCCAGGCGATCGTCGAGGAGCCCGAGGAGTCTCTGCGGCGGAGCCTCGAGAACCTCCAGGCGGCCGAGTTCCTCTACGAGACGCAGCTCTTCCCCGATCTCGAGTACACGTTCAAGCACGCCCTCACGCAGGAGGTCGCTTACCGGAGTCTCCCGGTGGAGCGGCGGCGCAGCTCTCACGAACGAATCGCGACCGTGCTGGAAGGGGTCTTCGCGACCCGGCTCGACGAGAAGACCGAACTCCTCGCGCATCACTACCAGCAGAGCCGGAACGCCGAGAAGGCGCTCACCTACCTCACGCGTGCCGCACAGAAGGCGGCCGCGCGTTTCGCGCCGGAGGAGGCGTCGAGCTACTACGACTCGGTCATCGCGTGTCTAGATCAGCTTCCCCGCACCGAGGAACGTGAGCGAGAACGGATCGATCTTCGGCTCGGCCACGTCGACATGGTGTGGGTCCGTGGCCGGTACGCGGAGGGAAGGGGCATCCTCGAAGAGGTCCGGGAGATCGCCGAGCGGCTCGCGGATCTTCCCCGACTCGCTCAGATCCACTTCAAGTTCGGCTGGTATCTCTACGACCAGATGGATATGGACCGCGCCTTCGCCCATCAGCGGGAGTGCTTCGCTCTCTGCGAGCGGCTCGGCCAGCTGACGGAGATGCGCCAGGTCTACTGGGGGCTCGGGCAAAGCTGTCGATCGGTCTCGAGCGACGTCGCCGTCCGGCGCCGGACGGCGATCGAGTATCACCGCACCGGCCTCGTCCTGGCGGAGAACGCCTTCCCCAACGTGATCTTCTGGGATCTGCACAACGCGCACTTCCTCTGGCTCATCCATCTATTCCAGCTCGGCGAGTGGGAGGTGGCCAGGGCGTATCTCGATGGCGCCGAGCGCATCGCCAAGGCCTTCCCCGAAGGGGCCGACATCGTGCAGATGGAGTTTACGAAGGGATCGATCGGGCTGTCGCATCTCCTCAAGGGCGACTGGGAGGTCGAGGTCGGCCTCGACTGGCTCCGGGAGAGCCTCGAGGCTGCCGAGCGGGTGGGCGGCCACATCTACACGTTGATTGGGCGGTACCTCGTCGCTCAGGGGTACTTCCTGGTGGGCGACCTTCCGCGGGCGCTGGCGCACTTCGAGGCGACGCTCGCGGTCGCCGAGGAGACGAGCAACCTCCTCTGGCCCGGCGCGCTGCTCTGGACGGCCGAGACCGAGGCGCGACTGCATCGGGCCGACGAGGCGCTCGACCACCTCAGAAGGTACGAAGAGCTGATCGAGCGCGTCGGCCCGCTCGAAGGGCTTGCCTGGTTCCCGTCGCGCGGCGTGGCCGACAGGGTCCACGGTCTCGTGCTCGCTCAGCGGGGAGATCTGGAGGCTGCAGCCCAGCGCCTCGAGCGGAGTGCCGCGACTCTCGCCGAACACGGGTACCGACCGGATCTGGCGCGGACGTTGGTCGCGCTCGGCCAGGTCCGGCGAGACCAGGGGCGGTTGTCCGAGGCGCAGCATGCCTTCCAGCACGCGATGGGGCTGTTCCGCGAGATGGGGTTCGGACCCGAACTCGATCAGACGCTCGCGCTCATGTGA